The Delphinus delphis chromosome 10, mDelDel1.2, whole genome shotgun sequence genome includes a region encoding these proteins:
- the SS18L2 gene encoding SS18-like protein 2, with translation MSVAFVPDWLRGKAEVNQETIQRLLEENDQLIRCIVEYQNKGRANECVQYQHVLHRNLIYLATIADANPTSASKAME, from the exons ATGTCGGTGGCCTTCGTGCCGGACTGGCTGAGAGGCAAGGCGGAAGTCAATCAGGAGACGATCCAGCGG CTCCTCGAGGAGAATGATCAGTTGATCCGCTGTATTGTGGAATATCAGAACAAAGGCCGGGCGAATGAATGCGTCCA GTACCAGCATGTGTTACACAGAAATCTCATTTATTTGGCCACCATCGCAGACGCCAACCCAACCAGTGCTTCAAAAGCAATGGAATAA
- the SEC22C gene encoding vesicle-trafficking protein SEC22c isoform X1 translates to MSMILFACVVRVRDGLPLSASTDFYHSQDFLECRRRLKTLALRLAQYPGRGSAEGLDFSIHFSSSRDVACMAICSRQCPAAMAFCFLETLWWEFTASYDTTCIGLASRPYAFLEFDSVIQKVKWHFNCVSSTQMESSLEKIQEELKFQPPVVLTLEDTDVANGVMNGHPQMHLEPAPNFRMEPVTALGILSLILNIMCAALNLIRGIHLAEHSLQVAHEEIGNILAFLIPFVACIFQCYLYLFYSPARTMKVVLMLLFICLGNMYLHGLRNLWQILFHIGVAFLSSYQILTRQLQEKQSDCGV, encoded by the exons ATGTCCATGATCCTTTTTGCCTGTGTGGTTAGGGTGAGGGATGGACTGCCCCTCTCGGCCTCCACTGACTTTTACCACAGCCAAGATTTTCTGGAATGCAGGAGACGGCTCAAGACTTTAGCCTTGCGACTGGCCCAGTATCCAGGTCGAGGTTCTGCAGAAGGACTTGACTTCAGTATCCA CTTTTCTTCTTCGAGGGATGTAGCCTGCATGGCTATCTGCTCCCGCCAGTGTCCAGCAGCCATGGCCTTCTGCTTCCTGGAGACCCTGTGGTGGGAATTCACAGCTTCCTATGACACCACCTGCATTGGCCTAGCCTCCAGGCCATACGCCTTTCTCGAATTTG ACAGCGTCATTCAGAAAGTGAAGTGGCATTTTAACTGTGTAAGTTCCACCCAGATGGAGAGCAGCTTAGAAAAGATTCAGGAGGAACTCAAGTTCCAGCCTCCAGTGGTTCTCACTCTGGAGGACACAGATGTGGCTAACGGGGTGATGAACGGTCACCCACAGATGCACTTGGAGCCTG CTCCTAATTTCCGAATGGAACCTGTGACAGCCCTGGGCATCCTCTCTCTTATTCTCAACATCATGTGCGCTGCTCTGAACCTCATTCGTGGAATTCACCTCGCAGAACATTCTTTACAG GTTGCACATGAAGAAATTGGAAATATTCTggcttttcttattccttttgtaGCCTGCATTTTCCAG TGTTACTTGTACCTGTTCTACAGTCCAGCCAGGACCATGAaggtggtgctgatgctgctCTTTATTTGCCTGGGCAACATGTACCTGCATGGGCTGAGGAACCTCTGGCAAATCCTATTCCACATAGGAGTGGCTTTCCTGTCTTCATATCAGATACTGACGAGGCAGCTTCAGGAGAAGCAGTCTGACTGTGGAGTGTGA
- the SEC22C gene encoding vesicle-trafficking protein SEC22c isoform X2 — MAICSRQCPAAMAFCFLETLWWEFTASYDTTCIGLASRPYAFLEFDSVIQKVKWHFNCVSSTQMESSLEKIQEELKFQPPVVLTLEDTDVANGVMNGHPQMHLEPAPNFRMEPVTALGILSLILNIMCAALNLIRGIHLAEHSLQVAHEEIGNILAFLIPFVACIFQCYLYLFYSPARTMKVVLMLLFICLGNMYLHGLRNLWQILFHIGVAFLSSYQILTRQLQEKQSDCGV, encoded by the exons ATGGCTATCTGCTCCCGCCAGTGTCCAGCAGCCATGGCCTTCTGCTTCCTGGAGACCCTGTGGTGGGAATTCACAGCTTCCTATGACACCACCTGCATTGGCCTAGCCTCCAGGCCATACGCCTTTCTCGAATTTG ACAGCGTCATTCAGAAAGTGAAGTGGCATTTTAACTGTGTAAGTTCCACCCAGATGGAGAGCAGCTTAGAAAAGATTCAGGAGGAACTCAAGTTCCAGCCTCCAGTGGTTCTCACTCTGGAGGACACAGATGTGGCTAACGGGGTGATGAACGGTCACCCACAGATGCACTTGGAGCCTG CTCCTAATTTCCGAATGGAACCTGTGACAGCCCTGGGCATCCTCTCTCTTATTCTCAACATCATGTGCGCTGCTCTGAACCTCATTCGTGGAATTCACCTCGCAGAACATTCTTTACAG GTTGCACATGAAGAAATTGGAAATATTCTggcttttcttattccttttgtaGCCTGCATTTTCCAG TGTTACTTGTACCTGTTCTACAGTCCAGCCAGGACCATGAaggtggtgctgatgctgctCTTTATTTGCCTGGGCAACATGTACCTGCATGGGCTGAGGAACCTCTGGCAAATCCTATTCCACATAGGAGTGGCTTTCCTGTCTTCATATCAGATACTGACGAGGCAGCTTCAGGAGAAGCAGTCTGACTGTGGAGTGTGA